The Edaphobacter flagellatus sequence TCAGGCAAGAAGTTTGCACCGCACTGGAAGCTCAGACAGCAGCCAGTGCAACACGCTCCCACGGCGCCGGAACCTTCACCGAAGCCATGCCCGCAGCACGTGCCGACTCGATGCCCATGTCGGTGTCTTCAAAGACGAGACAGTGTTCCGGAGCGATCCTCAGGCGATCTGCTGCCATCAGGTAAGGCTCGGGATGCGGCTTGCTGTTCCGGTAATCCCCGGCGCACACCAGCGTCTCAAAACGGTGAAGAAGATTCAGCGTCCCCAGCGATGCACGAACAGATTCATGCGTGCTCCCCGATACGACAGCAAAGGGTATCTGCCCATGCTGCGCCTCAATATGCTCCAGCACTTCGGGAACGGCCTTCATCTGCGGAAGATGTGCGTAAAACATCTCTTCCTTACGCCGCTGCACATCGGCAACCGGCATGGCCAATCCCTGGCGCTGATTGAGCGAAGCGATAATCTCCGTCACCGGCATACCGCCCCAGGCGTAGAACAGGTCCTCGCTGAATTCGCAATTCCACTCTGCAAGAACCGTCTTCCATGCAACGTAGTGCAGCGGCATAGAATCGCAGATCGTGCCATCACAGTCGAACAGGTAAGCCTTGAACTCACCCTTCGGCAGCTTCAACTTCATTCCAAATCATCTCCCGGCCCAAAAGGGCACAGTCTTCATGATGACAGATCGACCCTAAACGATCCGCAATGTGCAGGAAATCCGTGGTTGCGTGATAGCCTTTTTCACGTCCAACTAGCATGGCCGTTCTAACCTGACCTGTTGACCTGGGGGTCCTTGTATCATGCTTTCGCCGCGCACCTTGCTGGCCATTGTTTTTATGGTTTTACTTGCCGCTGCACCACTTCATGCCCAAACGGCAGAGACGCCGCAGGCCGATGCCAATCCCACGACGCCGGCTCCCCCTCAGCAAAAGACTCTCACCAACGACTCCATCATTCGCATGGTCAACGCGAACCTGAGTGACGACCTGGTGATTCAGGCAATCAACTCGCAGCCCGGCAAGTACACAACCGATGGCGACTCGCTGACAGATCTCAAAGACGCAGGCGTCTCCGAGCGCGTCGTCGCGGCGATGATCAACAAGAACCGCAAGCGGCTGACTCCTGCCGGGGAAGTACAGACAAACACTGCGATTCAGGCTCCGTCTGTCGTCATTCCCGAGGTCAACGAGATCGGCGTCTACTATAAGGATCGCCAAGGGCAGTGGCAGCCTCTCCCGGTTGAGGTCGTTCACAGCAAGTCCAGCGGCTGGCTGAAGTCGACCGTCACCAACGGCATCATCAAGACCGACATGAACGGACAGGTCAACGGGCGTGAATCCAGACTCCCGCTCCAGGCCCCGATCGAAATTCTCATCTATACGCCTGAGGGTGTCGCCGCCCCCGAGTACACTTTCCTGCGCTTCCACATTCACTCCAACAGCCGCGACTTCCGCACCATGACCGGTGGCGTCTTCCACTCCACCGGCGGCGCAGGCCACGATGAGATCCAATTCAACGCCGAGCGCATTGCCCCACGCACCTACACCTTCACCATCGACCGCTCCGTCGGCGGAGGCGAGTTCGGCATCCTTCCTCCCGGCACCGGCAATGTCACCAACGGCGGCAAAATCTACACCTTTGCTGTCACGGAGTAGACGCAAACCATTTGCTATGACGACGCGTCGTGCTGAATACTGAATCCCAGCGCATGCTACGACTCCGTAGACCTACCCGATACTCTCTTCTTGTCGCACTGGTGCTGATTGCCGCTCTGATCGTCGCCATCGTTCTGCGCAAGGCGGCTCCTCCAGAAGCAGCGCGGTTATTGCCGGAGTCCGACGCGATCGTCTACGTCAACCTCAAGCCGTTGCGGCTGGCGACTCACTTCGACCGCACCCCAATCTCACGCGCTCCCGACTATCAGCACTTCGTCGATGCGACCGGCATTATCCCTGAGCGTGATATCGACGATGTCGCCTTCGCGCTGCATCGCATGGACAATCCCAATGGCCCCAACGGGCCGGTTGGTTACTCGGAAGTCTTCGAAGGCCGCTTCGACGGAGAGAAGCTGGCGCGTTATCTCGATTCCATCGCAGCATCGCGCGAGAACTACGCAGGCCATACCATCTACACCGTCGCCGTCGCCGACGGCAATGTGATGCGGCCGCTGCGCATTGCCCAGCTTGGATACGACTCCATCGCAGCATCCAACATGCCCACGGGTGAGCAGATTCACTCTATTCTGGATCGCCACCGCGCCGCGGCACTGCCTTTCTCCGGCTCGTCTCTGCTTTCGGCCCGCTATCGCGATGTGCCTCTGCTCGCAAGTGCATGGGGGATTGGCCGCATCGGACTTCCCTTCTCCGACCGCGGCTACATCTCGATCTTCGGGCTACAGCTCCCGCTGCCTGAGGACACGACCTTTGTCGCCAGCCTGCGCTATACCGGATCGTTGCGGTTGAGGATCGAGGAGATTTCGTCTACAGACGCTGAAGCGGCGCAGGCGACACAGAACCTCCGCACCATGCTTGGGCTCTTCCGTTCGCTGCAGACCATCCAACCGCGCGACCGTGGAGACGCTGCGCTGCTGCAGATGATTGAATCGCTCAAGGTCGATCAGCACAAAGACCGTGCCATCGTCACCGCGACCGTTCCGATGGAGCTTGTGCAGTCCCTCAGCAGCTCCGTA is a genomic window containing:
- a CDS encoding HAD family hydrolase, with protein sequence MKLKLPKGEFKAYLFDCDGTICDSMPLHYVAWKTVLAEWNCEFSEDLFYAWGGMPVTEIIASLNQRQGLAMPVADVQRRKEEMFYAHLPQMKAVPEVLEHIEAQHGQIPFAVVSGSTHESVRASLGTLNLLHRFETLVCAGDYRNSKPHPEPYLMAADRLRIAPEHCLVFEDTDMGIESARAAGMASVKVPAPWERVALAAV